One genomic segment of Scophthalmus maximus strain ysfricsl-2021 chromosome 3, ASM2237912v1, whole genome shotgun sequence includes these proteins:
- the gdap1l1 gene encoding ganglioside-induced differentiation-associated protein 1-like 1 — MASSNHVTPTNCSWWPISAMDGDGKPTDGEECDEPAAEPRPFSKERLVLYHWTQSFASQKVRLVINEKGLICEERDVSMPLQEHKEPWFMRLNLGEEVPVFLHGDAIISDYNQIIDYLEKNFVGETVARLIPDAESPLHDRVQQYRQLLDGLPMDAYTHGCILHPELTIDSMIPKYATAEIRRHLANAATELMKLDHEEPQLTEPYLSKQKKLMAKILDHDNVNYLKKILGELAMVLDQVEAELEKRKLEYQGQKCELWLCGPEFTLADICLGALLHRLKFLGLSKKYWEDGSRANLQSFFVRVQKRYAFRKVLGDIHTTLLSAVLPNAFRMVKKKPPSFFGASFLMGSLGGMGYFAYWFLKKKYM; from the exons ATGGCGTCTTCCAACCATGTCACCCCCACCAACTGTAGCTGGTGGCCCATCTCAGCCATGGATGGAGACGGCAAACCCACAGACGGCGAGGAGTGCGACGAGCCGGCGGCGGAGCCGCGGCCCTTCAGTAAAGAGCGGCTCGTGTTGTACCACTGGACGCAGTCGTTCGCCTCCCAGAAG GTACGTCTCGTCATCAACGAGAAGGGCCTGATCTGCGAGGAGAGGGACGTGAGCATGCCGCTGCAGGAGCACAAGGAGCCCTGGTTCATGAGGCTGAACCTGGGTGAGGAGGTGCCCGTCTTCCTCCACGGGGACGCCATCATCAGTGACTACAACCAGATCATAGACTACCTGGAGAAAAACTTTGTGGGAG AAACGGTGGCTCGGCTGATCCCCGACGCAGAATCGCCTCTCCACGATCGTGTGCAGCAGTACCGCCAGCTTCTGGACGGACTGCCCATGGACGCTTACACACACGGCTGCATCCTGCATCCAGAGCTCACCATTGACTCTATGATCCCAAAGTACGCCACCGCAGAAATACGCA GACACTTGGCCAACGCGGCGACGGAGCTGATGAAGTTGGACCACGAGGAGCCCCAGCTGACAGAACCGTACCTGTCCAAGCAGAAGAAGCTCATG GCAAAAATCTTGGACCATGACAATGTGAACTACCTAAAGAAAATTCTGGGAGAGTTAGCCATGGTTCTCGATCAAGTGGAGGCCGAGCTGGAGAAAAGGAAACTAGAGTATCAAG GTCAAAAGTGTGAGTTGTGGCTATGTGGACCTGAATTTACGCTAGCTGATATCTGCCTCGGAGCCTTGTTGCACAGGCTCAAGTTCTTGGGACTTTCCAAGAAATACTGGGAGGACGGCAGCCGAGCCAACCTGCAGTCCTTTTTTGTGCGCGTGCAAAAACGCTACGCTTTCCGCAAGGTGTTGGGCGACATCCACACGACCCTCCTGTCCGCGGTCCTACCCAACGCCTTCCGAATGGTAAAAAAGAAGCCGCCGTCCTTCTTCGGCGCCTCTTTTCTCATGGGCTCGCTGGGGGGGATGGGCTACTTTGCCtactggtttttaaaaaagaaatacatgtaG
- the jph2 gene encoding junctophilin-2, which yields MSGGRFEFDDGGAYCGGWEGGKAHGHGICTGPKGQGEFSGSWNYGFEVVGVYTWPSGNTYEGYWSQGKRHGLGVETKGHWIYKGEWTHGFKGRYGLRISVGSGAKYEGTWNNGLQDGYGTETYADGGTFQGQFTGGMRHGYGVRQSVPYGIAAVVRSPLRTSLTSLRSEHSNGTVLQQDIPIITTTNASGEETPVATPTQLGPSRGGFALTLQVDPDAVKPKKKGLFRRGSLLGKLKKSDSSTSLSSQKSKISFLRTESALSSNASDTNSTISIGDESLAGAEDFPPVEADIDATTTEVYMGEWKNDKRSGYGISERSSGLKYEGEWLNNQRHGYGCTTFAEGGKEEGKYMNNLLVKAVKKRMIQLKGTKIKQKVERAVEGAQRAAAIGKQKAEIAASRTSHAKVKSDGAEQAAQASNSESSIARLVAKELSPSFYQPGPEYLKKRVLQEVVEGSENTDTAMHDPLVAEEEPLPTPPESPLMNELDGLMPGSSPGRTPSPSPGIINKEDPNLLSPGSWNEDKTSKGGGSRGSSKPNSRPSSRPTTPSTPISAITSAVPEEGGAPISRGPSRSSSCQSNKNEQGSDLEIKPLQKFESESKAPDVTSAVAAPVRNSLISEDDEEAARPSPKVPKAVTPEPKPAELKTERSPSVQERAPSISENKVESREVSRPSSKAETKPLPKWQPSPAPSPKPAPSLEPKTVPKQVEAKAIVAKPALKVDPKAEARLKAIVSSASYEVTTESELEGPNTIMICMVILLNIGLAILFVHILS from the exons ATGAGCGGAGGTCGCTTCGAGTTCGACGACGGCGGCGCGTACTGCGGCGGCTGGGAGGGCGGCAAGGCGCACGGCCATGGCATCTGCACCGGACCCAAGGGCCAGGGCGAGTTCTCCGGCTCCTGGAACTACGGCTTCGAGGTGGTGGGGGTGTACACCTGGCCCAGCGGCAACACCTACGAGGGCTACTGGTCGCAGGGGAAGCGCCACGGCCTGGGAGTCGAGACCAAGGGACACTGGATTTACAAGGGGGAGTGGACTCACGGCTTCAAGGGGAGATACGGCCTCCGGATCAGCGTCGGGAGCGGCGCAAAGTACGAAGGCACGTGGAACAACGGGCTGCAGGATGGATATGGGACAGAGACGTATGCGGATGGAG GTACTTTCCAGGGTCAGTTCACTGGTGGTATGAGGCATGGCTATGGTGTTCGTCAGAGTGTTCCCTACGGCATAGCAGCAGTTGTCCGCTCCCCTCTTCGTACCTCCTTGACCTCCCTCCGCAGCGAGCACAGCAATGGCACCGTCTTGCAGCAAGACATccccatcatcaccaccaccaatGCCTCCGGTGAGGAGACACCCGTCGCCACCCCTACCCAGCTGGGACCATCCCGCGGAGGCTTCGCCCTCACCCTCCAGGTGGACCCAGATGCGGTGAAACCCAAGAAGAAGGGCCTGTTTCGCAGGGGTTCTCTGCTCGGGAAACTGAAGAAGTCCGACTCAAGCACCTCGCTGTCCAGCCAGAAGAGCAAGATCAGCTTCCTGAGGACAGAATCAGCTCTCAGCTCCAACGCAAGCGATACCAATTCCACCATCAGCATCGGGGACGAGAGCCTGGCCGGAGCCGAGGATTTCCCCCCAGTTGAGGCCGACATTGACGCCACCACCACCGAGGTCTACATGGGCGAGTGGAAGAACGACAAGCGCTCAGGATATGGAATAAGCGAAAGGTCCAGCGGGCTGAAGTACGAGGGCGAGTGGCTGAACAACCAGAGACATGGCTATGGGTGCACCACCTTcgcagagggagggaaggaggagggcaAGTACATGAACAACTTGCTGGTGAAGGCcgtgaagaagaggatgatCCAGCTGAAGGGAACCAAGATCAAGCAGAAGGTGGAGCGGGCAGTGGAGGGAGCTCAGAGGGCTGCAGCCATCGGCAAGCAGAAGGCAGAGATCGCGGCTTCCAG GACGTCCCACGCAAAGGTGAAGTCAGATGGAGCTGAACAGGCGGCTCAGGCCTCCAACAGTGAGTCCAGCATTGCCCGGCTGGTTGCCAAAGAGCTCTCCCCTTCCTTCTACCAGCCAG GTCCTGAGTATCTGAAGAAGAGGGTCTTACAGGAGGTCGTGGAAGGCAGTGAGAACACAGACACTGCCATGCATGACCCGCTGGTGGCTGAGGAGGAGCCTCTGCCAACACCGCCTGAAAGCCCACTCATGAATGAACTGGACGGCCTCATGCCTGGCTCATCCCCAGGCCGCACCCCCTCCCCCAGCCCGGGCATCATCAACAAGGAAGATCCCAATCTCCTCAGTCCAGGGAGCTGGAATGAAGACAAAACCAGTAAAGGTGGTGGCAGTAGGGGAAGCAGTAAACCCAACAGCAGGCCCAGTAGTCGCCCCACTACCCCTTCAACCCCCATTTCTGCTATTACCTCAGCTGTACCTGAAGAAGGAGGGGCCCCCATCAGTCGAGGCCCTTCTCGTTCCTCCAGCTGTCAGAGCAACAAGAACGAGCAGGGCTCTGACCTGGAGATCAAGCCCCTGCAGAAATTTGAATCTGAGTCAAAGGCTCCAGACGTCACTTCCGCCGTTGCTGCCCCTGTAAGGAATAGCCTCATCTCTGAAGATGACGAAGAAGCTGCGCGTCCCTCCCCCAAAGTGCCCAAAGCTGTCACCCCTGAGCCCAAACCTGCAGAGCTCAAAACCGAAAGATCTCCATCAGTCCAAGAACGAGCACCCTCCATCTCTGAGAACAAAGTGGAGTCCAGGGAGGTGAGCAGGCCGTCCAGCAAAGCCGAGACAAAGCCATTACCAAAATGGCAGCCCAGCCCAGCTCCATCCCCAAAACCTGCACCCAGTCTTGAACCTAAAACAGTACCAAAGCAAGTGGAAGCCAAAGCCATTGTCGCCAAACCAGCTCTCAAGGTGGATCCCAAAGCTGAAGCTCGTCTGAAGGCCATTGTGTCGAGCGCAAGCTACGAGGTGACTACAGAGTCAGAGCTGGAG ggcCCAAACACCATAATGATCTGCATGGTGATCCTGCTCAACATTGGCCTGGCCATTCTCTTCGTACACATTTTGTCATGA